The Thermobifida halotolerans sequence GGATCCGGTGGGTGCCCGCCCGTTCCCGCAGTTCGGCCAGACCGTCCTCGTCGCAGCCGCCCGCGAACGCCGCCGCCAGTCCGACGCCGCTCCACAGATCGGGTCTGCGGCGTTCGGGGAAGCGTCCGACCGCGGCCGCGACGTCGCGGGGGCGGGCGCCGTGGATGAACCACAGCGCCCGTCCGATCCCCTGGTCCACCGCTCTCGGGAAGTAGTCGGGCCTGCCCTGCCAGGGGTAGGGCCTGGGTTCGCGCTGCTGCGCGACCCAGCGCCGGGTGCCGAAGTAGGCGAGGTCGAATCCGTAGCCGTCGACCGCCAGCCAGCTCATCACCGGATGGTAGGGGCTTCCGCTCAGGTCGGGAGTCGCTCTGCGCCACAGCGGTCGCGGCAGTCTGGCCATCGCGAAGCCGATCCCGATGTAGGCGAGGAAGAAGTGGGGCCGTCCCGGCCCGAGCATCAGGTCGCGGGTCATCCCGCCGCGTCCGGCCCCCATAGCGTCGCGGACGGTGAAGGCCATCGTGACGCCCTCGCAGGCGAAGCCGCGCAGCTCGGGCTCCACCAGGGCCAGTCTGCGTTCGACCTCCCACAGGTCGGGCGTGTCGATCCCCCATTCGAATCCGCAGACCACCGCCTGCGGGATCGCTTCGAGGTGTTCGGTCGTCTCGGGGGAGGCGGCGGGGAAGCCGCGTCTGCGGAAGGTCACCTCGGCCAGTGGCGGCGTCAGCAGGAGCCTGCGCAGCGAGCCGATGACGGTCGGCATGGTTCTCCGTAGGGTGTCGGGGCCCGGTGGGCCCGGGGTGGCTGATGGTCGCCCGCCCCACGCGCTCGGGAGAAGCGCCGCCCTCCCCGTTCCCGTCGGCGGGTCGCTGTCGCCGTCGGGACTCTCCGTGGGCCGCACACCAGAGGCGCGGGGCCCACGGAGGCGCACGCCGGACGTGGCGGGTCGGTCGGGCCGCCGTCGCCGGGGTCAGGCGGCAGCCTGCTGGCGCTCGTAGTAGCGCTCGACTCCGTCGTTCGCCTGCCGCGGAAAGGCACTGGAGGCCAGGGTGACGGCGATCGGGGGATCGACGGGCTGCAGCCTCCGCATCTGCACGCCGAGGCGGGTGACATGGCCGGCGGTGACCGCGACCGGGTGCCGGACGTCTCCGATGAGCACCTCCCCGGAGCCGGGTGCTCCCCCGACCGGCTCCGCCACCGCGATGGCCACCCAGTGGCCGACCGGGACGTCCTCGATGAGCAGTCGCGCCGTTCCCGTCCCGGTCCAGGCCTGGCAGGCGACGGGCGCGCACTGCGGGATCGGATCGGCGAACACCCCCACCAGGACGTTGGCGTTTCCCGCCCACGGTGGCAGTTCGACGGTGTACTCGATCGAGCCGCCTCCGGGGTGGTTCCGGGCGTTGCGCTTCTTCGCCTCGCGTGCGAGGTCGACCGGCGGCAGGCGCTGGAAGTCGGGGGAGACGGCGAGGACCAGCTCCCTGACATCGGGGCGCCGGTACTGCGTGGGAGACATCCCCACCTCCTGGGTGAACCTGCTGGTGAAGGTGCCCACGCTGTTGTATCCGACACTGCACACGATGTCGGAGACGGTCAGGGAGGTGGTGAGCAGCAGTCGCTTCGCCTCGAAGAGCCGGATCGCGGAAAGGTATCTTCCGGGGGTTACCCCGATGGTCTTGGAGAACACTCTTGAGAAGTGGTACGGACTGACGAAGACCTCTGACGCGAGACTGTTGAGGGTAAGAGGATCGAAGTATCTCTTGTGAATGGACAGAACGGCTTGCTGAATTGCCTCTCGCACTTTCTCCCCTACCCGAACGGAATATGACCGGAAAACCAATTCCCAACAGAGAAGAAATCCATTCGAGGCGGCACCCCCGCCCCCACCCAGACAACCCCTCCCCAGTCAAATTCCCAGACAAATAAATTTTCCCTCAGGTGGAATTCTTTCAACCTCTCACCTTCGGAATTCCTTGTGTACGTTAGCGCACCGATCAACCGAAGGTAAATACGCCCCACTGACCCCAGCAACATCCGAGAAGCAGAGGAGACACCCATTCAGTGTGAAGTCATTTAATTACTCTCTGGAGTATTCACAGGAAGAAACCCCCCTCCCCGAGGCGGCCATCCCCACCCCCACCTCCTTTTGTAAAGAATCGTGAAACCTTATAAATACTTCCCATATGCTTTCGTTGATGTTACGGCGCCCTCGCCGACCATGTTTGACGGCTCTCACTCCAGGGAATACAGATCAATTCCACGGATCACAGCCCCGCACGGCGGACCGCCCGTCGACCGAGAAGCGTCGGCGAGGCAAAACACAAGAGACGGACAGGAAACACTCTCTGTATTTCCCGCATTCGGTGCCCGCGGATTGGCCGGACCACGCCGCCGGACTCACGGGAGCGGAACTCAGCCGACTGGGAGAAAACCGCGCCTCCGCCCCGGGCGAGACTGCTGGTGTGAGTCCTCGACGTTCCGACCCCAGCACGCGTCCCACGCTGATCGACACCGCCGCCCGGCTGCTCGCGGCGGAAGGCCCCCGGGCGCTGTCCGCCCGCCGCGTCGCCGTCGAGGCGGGCAGTTCGACCATGGCGGTCTACACCCACTTCAAGGGCATGGGCGGTCTGGTGCGCGCGATCGTCCACGAGGGGTTCCTCCGCCTCCAGGAACACCTCACCCGGGTGGAGCGCACCGACGACCCGGTCTCCGACATGGCCCTGCTGGGCAGGGCCTACCGCCGCAACGCCCTGGCCAACCCGCACCTGTACACGGTCATGTTCGGCGGCTGCTCGCTCTCGGGCTTCTCCCTGGACGAGGAGGACCGCCAGCACGGGCGCTACACCCTGCGCAACGTGACCGAGTGCGCGGACCGCTGCATCGGTCGGGGGCGGTTCCGCAACGGCGACGCCGAACTCGTCGCCCACCGGATGTGGAGCGCGATCCACGGCCTGGTCGTCCTCGAACTCGGCGACTACCTCGTCGCGCCCTACGGCGCCGAGCGCTGCTTCGAGGACCAGCTCGTCGGCCTGATGGTCGGCGCCGGCGACACGCCGGAGGCCGCCACCGCGTCGGTGGCGGCCTCCGGAATCCGCTTCGCGCGCGGGGAGAGCGGGTGACCCCCTCCGCGGCCCCTACAACGGCACGTTGCCGTGCTTGCGGCGCGGCCCCGGCACGCGCTTGTCCCGCATCATCGCCAGGCCGCGCGCCACCGCCGCCCGGGTCAGCGCCGGATCGATCACCTCGTCGACCAGTCCCCGCTCGGCCGCGTAGTAGGGGTGCATGAACCTCTCGGCGTACTCGGCCGTCAGTTCGGCCCTGAGCCGCTCGGGCTCCGCCGCGGCGGCCAGCCTCCTGCGGTGGACGACGTTCACCGCCCCCTCGGCGCCCATCACCGCGATCTCGTTGGTCGGCCAGGCCAGCGACAGGTCGGACCCGACCGACCGCGAGTCCATGACGATGTAGGCGCCCCCGTAGGCCTTGCGCACGACGACCTGGACGCGCGGCACCGTCGCCTCGCAGTAGGCGTACAGCAGCTTGGCGCCGTGCCGGATCGCGCCCGCGTGCTCCTGCCCCGTGCCCGGCAGGAACCCCGGGACGTCGACCAGGGTCACCAGGGGGATGTTGAAGGCGTCGCAGAACCGCACGAACCGCGCCGCCTTCTCCGCCGCGGGGATGTCCAGCACCCCCGCCAGCGCCATCGGCTGGTTGCCGACGACGCCGACCACCTCGCCGTCGATACGCGCCAGCGCGCAGACCACGTTCGGCGCCCACTCCTCGTGCACCTCGAAGAACTCCCCGTCGTCGACCAGTTCGGCGACGACCAGGCGCATGTCGTACGGCCTGCCCGGGTCCGCCGGGACGATCTCGGCCAGGCGGGGCCGCTCGTCGCGCTCCGCGCCGCACGGGGGAGTCCGCGGCGCGGTGTCCAGGTTGTTGGACGGCAGCATCGAGACGAGGTAGCGCACCTCCTCCAGGCAGCCCTCCTCGTCGTCGCACACCACGGAGGCCACCCCCGACAGCCTGCCGTGCACGTCGGCTCCGCCGAGTTCGGCGTGGCTGACGCGCTCCCCGCTCACCGCCTCGACGACGTCGGGGCCGGTCAGGTACATCTGCGCGGTGCCGCGCACCATGAACGTGAAGTCGGTCAGCGCCGGGGAGTAGGCCGCTCCCCCGGCGCACGGCCCCATGACGACGCTGATCTGCGGGATCACCCCCGACGCCTGGACGTGGCGCCGGAAGATCCCACCGTATCCGTGCAGGGCGGAGGCCCCCTCCTGGATGCGGGCCCCGCCGCTGTCGTTGAGCCCGATGAGAGGAGCCCCGGCCGCCAGCGCCATGTCCATCACCTTGTGGATCTTCTCGGCGTGCGCCGTACCGAGCGACCCGCCGAGGATCGTGAAGTCCTGGGCGTAGACGAACACCCGGCGGCCGTCGATCGTGCCCGACCCCGCGACCACGCCGTCGGTGTGGGGCAGCTCCCCGCCGCGCCCCGCCGCCTCGGCCCGGCCGCGCCGGAACATGTCGATCTCGACGAACGAGTCCTCGTCCAGCAGCAGCTCCAGGCGCTCCCTTGCGGTGCGCTTGCCGAGCGCGCGCTGCCGCTGGACCGCGTCCGCGGCACCGGTGAGAATCCGGTCGCGCACCTCCTCCCGCCGCGCGCGGAGCGCGGCCATCGAACGTGTCCGCGGCGCGCGCCCGTCCTCCCGGTGCGCCGCCCCTGCCCGGACGCCGTCCCCCCTCCGCCGATCGGGGCGGGGCACCAGAACGGGGACGTGGTCGATCTCGGAAGCAGTCATCGGGTTCCCCTCGTCTCGGACCGCCGGACTCCCGCCTGGCGGGCGGTCAGGTGACCCTCGTCGTACAGCCAGCGCACGGTGTCCGCCAGGGTCTCGGCGACGGGACGCGCCCCGATCCCGTGCGTGCCGACGGCCCCCTCCGGCCACGCGGCCCGGGCACACGTGTAGACGGCGCCGTACTCCGCCGGGATGTGCCAGGGCCACACGCGCTGGAGCAGGTCGGCGCACCGCCCCACCGGCAGCATCAGACGCGCCGGGAGGAAGAGGGCCGGCAGCGCCCGCCCGGTGACCTCCCGCAGGACCCGCAGGTACTGCGGGGTGGACAGGAGACGCCCCGGACCGAAGTGGCGGTTCCTCCCGTGTCGTGGAGCGGTGAGCAGCGCGGCGTGCAGTCGCGCGGTGTCGCGCACGTCGCCGACCGGGAAGCCGCCCAGCGGCCACACCGGCATCAGCCCGCGCAGCACGTCGCGGACCCGGGCCGCCTGGTCCCCCAGGCGTGGTGAGTGCGGCCCGAGCAGGGCGGGCGGATAGGTGATCACGACCGGGGCGCCCTCCCGCTGGTGGCGGCGCGCGACCCGCTCAGCCGCGGCCTTGCTCGCCAGGTAGGTCTCGCGCGGGGAGCCGACGGGCGAGTCCGGTCCGATCACCCCGCCCCGGGCGGGCAGCAGCGCCCCGAAGGTCGAGACGTGGACGATCGGATCGGCGCCCGCCCTGCGCGCGGCCTCCAGCACGACCCGGGTGCTCCGCTCGTTGGTCCGCCGGATCTCCGCCCGCCGTCGGCTGTCGAAGGAGTACACCGACGCGGCGTGCAGCACGGCGTCGGCCCCGCGCAGCGCGGAGGCCACGGCGGCCCCGTCCGTCGCGTCGCCGACCACCGCCTCCACCGCGTCGCGGTCGACCCCCAGCGGGTCGAGCGCCCGGTCGACCCCGTCCGGGGAGCGGACGAGCAGGCGGACCCGGTGGCCCGCCCGCACGATCTCCGCGACCGAGTGGGCGCCGACGAAACCGGTGCCCCCGGTCACTGCGACAAGCACCGTCACCTCCTCTCAGACACGGCCGCCGCGGCCGGCTACCGCTCCTCGCACGGTTCCAGTCGGCGGAAGCCGCGGTCGAAGAACAGCAGCGCCTCCCCTCCGGTGCCGCGGGCCGAGCCCAGCACGCGGCCGAGGAAGATCGAGTGGTCGCCGCCGCCGTAGACCTCGACGACCTCGCACTCCAGCCAGGCCAGCGCGCCGGAGAGCAGCGGCGCGCCGGTGAGCGGCCCCGGCAGCCAGGCGACCGCGTCGAACTGGGCGGGGCCGTCGGGCCGGTCCCGGTCGGCGAAGTGGCGCGCCACCTCCTGCTGCCCGGCCTCCAGCACCGAGACCGCGAAGTGCCGCCCGCGGGCGATCGCGCGGTGCATCCGCGCGCTGCGCGCCACACAGCACAGCGCCAGCGGGGGGTCCAGCGACACCGAGGTGAAGGAGTTGGCGGTCATCCCGTGGCAGTGCTCGCCGCCGACGGTGAGCACGGTGACCCCCGTGGCGAACCGGGACATCGCCTGGCGCAGCGACGCCTGCGCAGCGCGGTCCGGCGGGGCCGGGGGCGCCGAACGCGTGGCCGTCAGGTTGCGGCCCTGTCCGTTGTCGGTCATGCCGTCACCCCCTCACCGGCTGGGCGGTCCGCGCGTAGGGGGCCAGCGCCCTGCGCAGCTCCTCGGGCACCCGGGCGGGCACCGTCCTGGTGTTGGGCCCGCGCATGCACGCGATGCGCTGCCGGCCGTGGGCGACCAGGTTCTCCACGTCGTCCTGGAGGCGCACGTAGTCGAAGCTGAACTGGATCTGCGTCTGGGTCAGCTCCTCCAGGCGCATCCGCACCGACAGCTCGTCGAACGCGGTGATCTCGGCGAAGAAGTCGCACTCGACCCTGAGGGTGAACAGCTTCAGGTCCTCCTGCAGCTCCGCCAGCACGCCCGGCGCCCGCTCCTTGAGGAACATCTCCCGGCAGCGCCCCTGCCAGCGCAGGTAGTTGACGTAGTAGACGTTGCCGACGAGGTTGGTCTCCTCGAAGCCGACGGTGTGGCGGATCTCGTAGTAGTCGGTCATGTCAGCGCTCCTCCTCGGCGAGCACGGCGAAGACGATCGGCTCGGGGCGGTCGTTGACGGTCGTCACCCAGGTGGCGATCCGGGCGCCGCCCGCGGCCAGCACCGCCCAGCCGTCCGGGTGGACCCTGTCGACGGTGAGGGCCCGCACGGTCACCCCGGTCTTGCGCAGGCACTCCACCGCGCTCCAGACCCGGGTGCCCGCCACTGCCGGGGAGTCCCCGGCCTCGGCGACCAGGAGGTCGCGGACGGCCAGCGCCCCGGGGCCGAGCAGGGCCTCCCAGTCCTGTTCGGCGCGGTCGACCGCGGGCTCGACGTCGCAGCCGAGCGGCGTGGCCCCGGCCACGGCCAGGGTCAGTCCTGCGCCGTGCGACGCCGACACGCAGGCCCCCTCGACCTCGGGTTTGCCGTCGGGCCGGTGCCGCAGCCGCACCGGGCGGCCGAGCGCGCGGCCGAGCGCCAACTCGGTCCGCTCCCGCCGCTCCGCGCCCGCCGCGGGCTCGGGGTCGGGTTCGACGACGACCGCGCGACTGCCGCCCAGCACCCGCTCCAGGGACCGCTCCAGGTGGGAGCCGAGCAGCACGGGCGTCCAGGGTCCGGCGCCGTCGCGCCTGCGCACCGCGCGCAGCGTCAGCCCCTCCCAGCGTTCGACCAGCGTCCCCGTCCCGTCGCGCACGTCGATGTCGTAGACGTAGCTGTCGCCGTCCTGGCCGCGTTCCCGGGCGTCCAGCACCACGTACTCGACGTCCTGGTCGGCTCTGGCCGCGAGGTGCAGCCGTTCGATCCCCTGGGGCAGCAGGGTGGCGTCGGGCACGCACGCCTGGAGGGCGTGCATCACCGCGTCGCGGGTTCCCGGGTCGGCCAGCAGCCGCTCCTGCGGCAGGAACGCCGCGAACCACGGGGCCGCCGAGGAGGCGGCGACCTCCGCCACCGCGCGCCGCGCGCTCGCGTGGCGGTAGGCCAGCAGCCGCTGGAACCGCTTGCCCTGGAACAGCACCCCGCCGTAGAGCTCGGTGACCGGGTCGACGGGCAGCACGGGCAGGCCCACCTCGCCGTCGCGCTCCCCGTTGTCGGTCAGGGGCGGGCGGGCGAAGCGCACCGTGGCGCGGAAGTGGTCGGCGCCGAAACCGGTCTCCTCGCTGCGCAGGACCACGTCCACGGTCGTGCTGTTCCTCGCCAGCGCCGCCAGGCGGATGGTCGTCGACCCTCCCGGCCGTACGACGACGGGGCGCAGGAACTCGACGTCCTCCAGCACCGGAGGACCGTCGTGGCCGGTCAGCGCCGCGGCGACCTGGGTCATCGCCTCCATGCCGATCACCGCGGGAAACAGCAGGTCGCCCTCCAGCAGGTGGTCGTCGAGGTAGGGGTCGCCGCCCGGCGACAGGTCGGCCTCCGTGACCAGCTCGACCCCCGGGTAGTGCGCCACGACCCGGTCCACGAACCGCAGCAGCGGCAGTTCGCGGCGGGGCAGCGCCAGCGTGGGCAGCCCGGCGGCCCTGCCGCTCACCACGAGCACCGGTCCCGCGGCGGGGTCGGCGAGCACCTGGCGCAGCACCGCGATGCCGTTCTCGGCGGAGATCGGGGAGATGCCCTCCCGCATCAGCGCCTCGACGACGCCGAGCCGCTCCCCCATTCCGGCCCCGGACCACACCGACCACTCCAGCGCCAGGACGCGCGCCCGCGGCTGCTCCCGGTGGAACCTCGCCGTCAGCTCGCTCATCCAGTCGTTGGCGGTGGCGTAGTGCGCCTCGCCGCGCAGACCGGCCCGGCCGATGATGCTCCCGAACGTGACCAGCAGCTTGATCCGGTCGCGCTCGACGGCGTCCAGCACGTTGCGCAGGCCGGTGACCTTGGGGGCGAGCGTCTGCCGGAACGCCTCCTCGGTGAGGTTGGCCAGCGCGGTCGGCTCGTTGCGGCCGGCGCCGTGCAGGACCGCGGTGACCGGGCCGAGGTCGGCCCGGATCCGCTCGACGGCCGCCCCGACCTGTTCGGCCCGGGTCACGTCGGCGCGCTCGTAGCGGAACTCGATCCCGGCGTCCGCCACGCGCGCCAGGTTGGCCGCGAGCTCGGGGTCGGAGGCGGGGTCGGCCCGCCCCAGCAGGGCCAGTCGCGCTCCCGAGTCCCGGGCGACCGCCAGGGCGCACTCGGCCGTGATCCCCTTGCCGCCCCCGGTGACGAGCAGGACGTCCCGTTCGTCCAGCACCGTTTCCCCGCTCTGCTCCGTCGGCGCGTCCAGGGCGGTCAGAACCGGCACGGTGCGAACGCCGTCGGCGTCGTAGCGCGCCTCGGAGAAACCGGTCGTGGCGGCGGCCTCGGCGACCACGCGCCGGACCGCCTCCTCGACCTCGCGCGGGTCGGTCGGCGCGACGTCGGCCAGCTCGACCAGCGTGGTCGTCACCCCGGGTGCCTCCAGGTGCAGCGTCTTGGCCAGGCCGGAGGCGCCGAGCCCCTGCTGCACCACCACGAGCCGGGTGGCGCCTGCGGCCGTGGCCGCGCGTGCGGCGTCGAGGAACAGGCGCACGTGCTCCTCGCCGCAGTCGGCGGGCAGGCACAGCAGGACGCCGCCTCCCAGACCCGCCTCGGCCAGGGCGGCGCGCAGCGGCTCCGCCAGGGGGTGGCCCGGCGTGGTGTGGACCGCCCACTCCCCGGGCCCGCTCCCCCGGTCCACCGCGCGGTCGGGCAGGGCCCGCTCGACGTGGTCGAGGGAGAACGCGCGCACCCACGGGGCCACTCCGGGCGCCTCCGCGGCACCCCCGTCCCCGTCCAGGGCCGTCTCCTCCAGTTCGTCGATCAGCCGCGCCAGCTCTCCCAGACTCAGGGTGGCGAAGCCCGACGCCGCCTCCAGCAGGGGACGCCCCAGCTCCCTGGTGGCCTCGTTGACGATCTGGCCGACCGTGATGGAGCTCAGGTGGAGGTCGTCCAGCGGCCGGGTGTCCGCTCCGACCGTCTCCAGCGGCAGTTCGACCCGTTCCGCCGCCAGCCTGCGCAGCAGGTCCAGCGTGGAGTCCGGCGTCGCGGCGGACCCGGACCCGGCTTCGGGCGCCTCGGCCGCCTCGGCCGCGGCGTCGGTCGGGGACGTCAGCGCGGCGTCGATGGCGGGGGCCGCCTCGCAGGGGTTGGCGAGGAAGACGAGGTTGCCGTCCTCGGGGAGTCCACGCAGGACCCGACCGGCGAACAGCGCCTCGGCGTCCACCCGGACACCGAGCGCGTGCGCCGCGCCCAGCGCGCGCAGCAGGGGGACCAGCGAGTCGCTGTCGGTGTCCACCGCGAGCACCGGCGTGTCCGGGTCGATCGTCTCCATCAGCCCGGTCAGCACCCTTCCTGGGCCGACCTCCAGCACCAGGTCGGCCCGCGCCGCCGCCGTGGCCGCGGCCTCGTGGAACCGCACCGGGCGCACGATCTGGTCGCGCAGCAGGGCGCGCAGGTCGGTGTCGGGGGCGAGCAGGTCACCGGTGACGGTGGAGGCCACGGTGCGGTTGAGCGGGGCGAAGTCGATCCGGGCCAGCCGTTCGGCCATCTCCTCGGCGGCCGGGGCGACCAGGGGCGAGTGGAAGGCGTGGGAGACGTTGATCCGCGTGGCCGCCAGGCCGTCGGAGCGCGCCGCCGCGCAGACGCGCTCCACGGCCTCGGCCGGACCCGAGATCACCGTCTGCCCGGGGCCGTTGTGGCCCGCCACGACCGCCTCCGTGCCGTCGAGGAGGAGCCGGACCCGCTCGGGGGCCGCCGCGATGCCCGCCATCGCGCCGCCGCCGCGACTGGCCTCGGCCATGACCCGGCCGCGCTCCGCGGCCAGCTCCAGCAGCCTCTCGGCGTCCATGGCCCCGCCCCAGTGCAGCGCGGTCAGCTCGCCGAGGCTGTGCCCGACGGCGACGTCGGCGTCGACGCCCAGCCTGCGCAGCACCCGCAGGGCCGCGAGCGAGCCGGTGACGATGCGCGGCTGGGCGACCTGCGTCGCCGTCTGGTCTCCGTCGACGGGCAGGTCGGCCGCGGCGAACGTCTCCTCCGCCTCCGCGAAGCGGCGGCGGAGCGCGCCGACGCCGCCGCGCCCCGACCCCTGGCCCGGGAACAGGTAGGCGATGGCGGGTGCTTTCGAGCGCCGGCCGAGGAAGATCCCCTCCTTGGCGTCGAACACGCTGGTCGTTCCGCCTTCGAGCAGGTCGTGCAGGCGGGTCAGCCGGTGCGCGGCCTCCTCGGGGGAGGAGGCGACGACGGCGGCGCGCACCTCTCCTTCGGCGGCCTCCGCGGCCAGGGCGCCCGCGAGGTCGGTCAGTTCGGCGTAGGACAGCCTGGCCGCCAGGTCCGCCAGGCCGCCGACGCGGTCGCGCAGTTCGTCCGGACCGTGGGCGGCCAGCAGCAGCAGTTCGGCGTCCTGGCGGCCCGCGGCCAGCGCCACCGCCCGCTCGTCGAGCCCGTCGCGGCGTTCGGCTCCGGGGGGCTGCTCGATCGCCACGTGCGTGTTGATCCCGCCGAACCCCATGGCGGACACGCCCGCGCGGATGTGCTGGGCGGTCGGCCACGGCCGGGCCTCGCGCGGCACGTACACGGCGGCCTCCTCGCCGCCCAGCAGCGGGTGCGGATCGCGGTGCCCCGTGGCGGGCGGGATCACCTGGTGGTGCACCGCGAGGGTCGCCTTGATCAGTCCGGCGACCCCCGCCGCGGCCTTGGTGTGCCCGAAGTTGGCCTTGACGGTGCCCAGCGCCGCCGGTCGGGCGGCGGCGTCGGCGGCGCGGCGGGCCGAGGACAGCGCCTCGATCTCGGTGGCGTCGCCCAGGGCGGTGCCGGTGCCGTGTCCCTCGAAGTAGGAGACGGTCTCGATGCCGTATCCGGCGCGCTCGTAGGCGCGCCTCAGGGCGAGGCGGTGCCCGCTGGCCTCGGGCCGGGTGATGCCGCCCTTGCCGTCGGAGGAGACCGCCCAGCCGGTGATGGAGGCGTAGATCCGCATGCCGCGGTCGAGCGCGTCCTCCTCCCGCATCAGCACGAGCACCCCCGCGCCCTCACCCGGCCAGAACCCGTTGGAGCCGCGGTCGTAGACCTTCATCTCGCCGGTGGCCAGCGCGCCGGTCTTGGCGAAGCCGATGACCTCGAACGGGTCGATCGACAGGTCGACGCCTCCGGCGAGCGCGACGTCGAGGTCGCCGTCGACGAGGGCCTTGGCCGCGGTGACGACCGACAGCAGGGAGGAGGAGCACGCGCCGTCGACGGTGTAGCCGCCGCCCTTCAGGTCGAAGTGGTTGCAGACGCGGCCCGCGATGGTGTTGGACAGCCCGCCGGCCAGGGTGTCCTCGTCGATCGGGGGGAACGGGGCCTTGTAGCGCGTCTCCAGGGCGCGCAGGAACGCGTCGGTCTCCTCCCGGTCCCAGCCCCGCTCCGCGAGCGCGGCGGCGACCGTGCGGCGGACGTAGGGCCAGCGCAGCCGCATGACGTTCGCCCTGGAGAACTCACCGGTGAGGCTGTTGCCGATGACAACTCCGGTGGACTGCCTGGGCAGCCCCTCCCCGTCGGGGAAACCGGCGTCCTCCAGCGCCCGGGAGGCGACGTCGAGGGCGAGCCAGTGGGTCATGTCCGTGGAGCGGTAGGTGCTTCCGGCGACCCGGTACCTGACCCGGTCGAACTCGAAGTCGCGCAGGACGGCCGCCTTCTCCGCGTAGAAGCGGTCCGGCGCGGTCGGGTCCGGCGACCAGTAGTCGGCGCGGTTCATGCGTTCG is a genomic window containing:
- a CDS encoding DUF1702 family protein, with translation MPTVIGSLRRLLLTPPLAEVTFRRRGFPAASPETTEHLEAIPQAVVCGFEWGIDTPDLWEVERRLALVEPELRGFACEGVTMAFTVRDAMGAGRGGMTRDLMLGPGRPHFFLAYIGIGFAMARLPRPLWRRATPDLSGSPYHPVMSWLAVDGYGFDLAYFGTRRWVAQQREPRPYPWQGRPDYFPRAVDQGIGRALWFIHGARPRDVAAAVGRFPERRRPDLWSGVGLAAAFAGGCDEDGLAELRERAGTHRIQAAQGAVFAAKARTHAGFVPPHTGTATRLLTGLSAEQAAALADTTAVPADAPGPEPAYELWRRNIRESLG
- a CDS encoding helix-turn-helix transcriptional regulator — translated: MREAIQQAVLSIHKRYFDPLTLNSLASEVFVSPYHFSRVFSKTIGVTPGRYLSAIRLFEAKRLLLTTSLTVSDIVCSVGYNSVGTFTSRFTQEVGMSPTQYRRPDVRELVLAVSPDFQRLPPVDLAREAKKRNARNHPGGGSIEYTVELPPWAGNANVLVGVFADPIPQCAPVACQAWTGTGTARLLIEDVPVGHWVAIAVAEPVGGAPGSGEVLIGDVRHPVAVTAGHVTRLGVQMRRLQPVDPPIAVTLASSAFPRQANDGVERYYERQQAAA
- a CDS encoding TetR/AcrR family transcriptional regulator, producing MSPRRSDPSTRPTLIDTAARLLAAEGPRALSARRVAVEAGSSTMAVYTHFKGMGGLVRAIVHEGFLRLQEHLTRVERTDDPVSDMALLGRAYRRNALANPHLYTVMFGGCSLSGFSLDEEDRQHGRYTLRNVTECADRCIGRGRFRNGDAELVAHRMWSAIHGLVVLELGDYLVAPYGAERCFEDQLVGLMVGAGDTPEAATASVAASGIRFARGESG
- a CDS encoding acyl-CoA carboxylase subunit beta, with the protein product MAALRARREEVRDRILTGAADAVQRQRALGKRTARERLELLLDEDSFVEIDMFRRGRAEAAGRGGELPHTDGVVAGSGTIDGRRVFVYAQDFTILGGSLGTAHAEKIHKVMDMALAAGAPLIGLNDSGGARIQEGASALHGYGGIFRRHVQASGVIPQISVVMGPCAGGAAYSPALTDFTFMVRGTAQMYLTGPDVVEAVSGERVSHAELGGADVHGRLSGVASVVCDDEEGCLEEVRYLVSMLPSNNLDTAPRTPPCGAERDERPRLAEIVPADPGRPYDMRLVVAELVDDGEFFEVHEEWAPNVVCALARIDGEVVGVVGNQPMALAGVLDIPAAEKAARFVRFCDAFNIPLVTLVDVPGFLPGTGQEHAGAIRHGAKLLYAYCEATVPRVQVVVRKAYGGAYIVMDSRSVGSDLSLAWPTNEIAVMGAEGAVNVVHRRRLAAAAEPERLRAELTAEYAERFMHPYYAAERGLVDEVIDPALTRAAVARGLAMMRDKRVPGPRRKHGNVPL
- a CDS encoding NAD-dependent epimerase/dehydratase family protein, which encodes MLVAVTGGTGFVGAHSVAEIVRAGHRVRLLVRSPDGVDRALDPLGVDRDAVEAVVGDATDGAAVASALRGADAVLHAASVYSFDSRRRAEIRRTNERSTRVVLEAARRAGADPIVHVSTFGALLPARGGVIGPDSPVGSPRETYLASKAAAERVARRHQREGAPVVITYPPALLGPHSPRLGDQAARVRDVLRGLMPVWPLGGFPVGDVRDTARLHAALLTAPRHGRNRHFGPGRLLSTPQYLRVLREVTGRALPALFLPARLMLPVGRCADLLQRVWPWHIPAEYGAVYTCARAAWPEGAVGTHGIGARPVAETLADTVRWLYDEGHLTARQAGVRRSETRGTR
- a CDS encoding flavin reductase family protein → MTDNGQGRNLTATRSAPPAPPDRAAQASLRQAMSRFATGVTVLTVGGEHCHGMTANSFTSVSLDPPLALCCVARSARMHRAIARGRHFAVSVLEAGQQEVARHFADRDRPDGPAQFDAVAWLPGPLTGAPLLSGALAWLECEVVEVYGGGDHSIFLGRVLGSARGTGGEALLFFDRGFRRLEPCEER
- a CDS encoding acyl-CoA thioesterase — translated: MTDYYEIRHTVGFEETNLVGNVYYVNYLRWQGRCREMFLKERAPGVLAELQEDLKLFTLRVECDFFAEITAFDELSVRMRLEELTQTQIQFSFDYVRLQDDVENLVAHGRQRIACMRGPNTRTVPARVPEELRRALAPYARTAQPVRG